In Panacibacter ginsenosidivorans, the following proteins share a genomic window:
- a CDS encoding FtsL-like putative cell division protein yields MSDTTGDTTESKSWYQKYRHKKLKSEKQHTTKQKGLLQRWIGYEWITKNLVFFLFLSLLAVIYIANGHMADNTIRDINSTAKEVKELQYEYKSLKSEAIFKSRETEVVQAATPLGLKISTEQPMRLTVDEKSAK; encoded by the coding sequence GTGAGTGACACAACAGGCGATACCACGGAGAGCAAAAGCTGGTATCAAAAATATCGACATAAAAAATTGAAGAGCGAAAAACAACATACAACGAAACAAAAAGGCCTGCTCCAGAGATGGATAGGTTACGAATGGATCACAAAGAACCTCGTTTTCTTTTTGTTTTTGTCACTGCTTGCAGTGATCTACATAGCCAACGGGCATATGGCCGACAACACTATCAGGGATATTAACAGCACGGCAAAAGAAGTAAAAGAATTGCAGTACGAGTACAAAAGTTTAAAGAGCGAAGCAATTTTTAAAAGCCGTGAAACTGAAGTAGTGCAGGCCGCTACGCCACTTGGTTTAAAGATTTCCACCGAACAGCCCATGCGGTTGACTGTTGATGAGAAATCTGCGAAGTAG
- a CDS encoding penicillin-binding protein codes for MAYIAIAVVCVIIFVKAFYIQQVQGSMWRGMSDSLHLKMQPIDADRGTIYSDDGQMLSTSVPQFDIYVDFGADGLRQKNGELFYRNLDSLSYCLADLFKDKTQSAYKKILSTGYKKKDRYYLLKRKVSFQDYYKLRQFPLVRLGKNTSGFIAETKNIRLNPYQLLAYRTIGLERANAQKVGLEQTYDTVLRGEEGKRLVRFISGGVAVPVNNENEIEPENGKDIVTTLDTRIQEIAENALMKMLVQSESQYGTCVVMETQTGQVKAMANLGQRPDGSYWEDYNYALRATEPGSTIKLATLLAVLSEGKTSINDLVEVGSTGNAFVGVRNVNDAERAPKPVMTVRECFAHSSNVGMSKIAYNAFGSQPDKFAKYLHQLRMDTLTGIDLKGEEKPRIAKTKRNKEGLSDMITMSFGYALQVTPMQTLTLYNAIANNGKMVRPYLVSSIQSDGIVYRQIEPAVINEQIVEPRIVKDAQNCMKAVVTEGTAKLIFRDAPYTVAGKTGTAHVADGVHGYDDGIYQASFVGYFPADKPQYTCIVVIKTKPHAPLHYGGQLSAPVFKEVADRLYSMFIKDNMQYATATQNDSINYIYAGAVKDVKEIMQTIGVKYKDSSAKKAQYAMVSKGDTQPVIKTQAISNKTMPQLSGMTLKDAVLACESMGLKVNVQGKGRVVIQSLLAGQTVKQGQQVSIQLN; via the coding sequence ATGGCATATATAGCTATTGCAGTTGTATGCGTAATCATTTTTGTAAAGGCGTTTTACATCCAGCAGGTACAAGGTAGCATGTGGCGCGGAATGAGTGATAGCCTGCATTTGAAGATGCAGCCTATAGATGCAGACCGCGGCACTATCTACAGTGATGATGGGCAAATGCTCAGCACCAGTGTTCCGCAGTTTGACATTTATGTAGATTTTGGTGCAGATGGTTTAAGACAAAAAAATGGTGAACTTTTTTACAGGAACCTTGATTCATTAAGTTATTGCCTGGCAGATTTATTCAAGGACAAAACACAAAGTGCATACAAAAAAATATTAAGCACTGGTTATAAAAAGAAAGACCGTTACTATTTACTCAAAAGAAAAGTAAGCTTTCAGGACTATTATAAACTAAGACAGTTTCCGTTAGTAAGGTTAGGAAAGAATACGAGTGGCTTTATAGCAGAGACAAAGAATATAAGATTGAACCCTTATCAATTGCTGGCTTACAGAACAATTGGTTTGGAAAGAGCAAACGCACAAAAAGTAGGATTGGAACAAACGTACGACACAGTTTTGAGAGGCGAAGAGGGAAAGCGTTTGGTGCGATTCATTTCAGGTGGCGTAGCAGTTCCGGTGAATAATGAAAATGAAATTGAGCCGGAGAATGGAAAAGACATCGTGACAACATTGGATACCCGTATCCAGGAAATAGCCGAGAACGCACTTATGAAAATGCTTGTGCAAAGCGAATCGCAATATGGAACATGTGTAGTAATGGAAACGCAGACAGGCCAGGTAAAAGCAATGGCTAACCTTGGTCAGAGACCGGATGGTTCTTATTGGGAAGATTATAATTACGCTTTGCGCGCTACAGAGCCAGGATCTACTATAAAGCTTGCAACATTGTTAGCAGTATTAAGCGAAGGTAAAACATCTATTAATGATCTGGTTGAAGTGGGCAGTACGGGTAATGCATTTGTTGGTGTGCGTAATGTAAATGATGCAGAACGTGCACCTAAACCTGTAATGACAGTAAGAGAATGTTTTGCACACAGCTCAAATGTGGGCATGAGTAAGATTGCTTACAACGCCTTTGGTTCGCAGCCTGATAAGTTTGCAAAATACCTGCACCAGTTAAGGATGGATACACTTACAGGTATTGATTTAAAAGGCGAAGAAAAACCACGCATTGCAAAAACAAAAAGGAATAAAGAAGGGTTGAGTGATATGATCACCATGAGTTTTGGTTATGCGTTGCAGGTTACACCTATGCAAACATTAACGCTCTACAATGCAATAGCCAACAATGGCAAAATGGTGCGCCCTTATCTCGTAAGCAGTATTCAGAGTGATGGTATCGTGTACAGGCAAATTGAACCAGCAGTGATCAATGAGCAGATCGTTGAACCGAGAATTGTAAAAGATGCACAGAATTGCATGAAAGCAGTGGTAACAGAGGGCACAGCAAAATTAATTTTCAGAGATGCTCCTTATACGGTTGCCGGAAAGACAGGCACAGCGCATGTTGCAGATGGTGTACATGGTTACGATGATGGAATTTACCAGGCTTCTTTTGTGGGTTATTTTCCTGCAGACAAACCGCAGTACACCTGCATTGTTGTTATCAAAACAAAACCACATGCACCATTGCATTATGGCGGGCAGTTGTCAGCACCTGTGTTCAAAGAAGTGGCAGATCGTTTATACAGCATGTTCATAAAAGACAATATGCAATATGCAACGGCTACCCAAAATGATAGTATCAATTATATATATGCCGGTGCTGTGAAAGATGTAAAAGAGATCATGCAAACTATTGGTGTAAAGTATAAAGATTCATCAGCAAAGAAGGCACAGTATGCTATGGTTAGTAAAGGAGATACTCAACCGGTTATAAAAACACAGGCTATCAGCAATAAAACAATGCCACAGTTATCAGGTATGACGTTGAAAGATGCAGTGCTTGCCTGTGAGAGCATGGGGTTGAAAGTAAATGTGCAGGGCAAAGGAAGAGTAGTAATACAATCATTATTAGCCGGACAGACTGTTAAGCAAGGTCAGCAGGTAAGTATACAATTGAATTGA
- a CDS encoding UDP-N-acetylmuramoyl-L-alanyl-D-glutamate--2,6-diaminopimelate ligase, with product MKKLSDILYKVRIQSVNGATDILVNDIQIDSRKVSQGSVFIAIRGEKFDGHDFIEKAIGLGVSAIVCEVMPSTVLEGITYIQVSNSSEAAGYIAHNFYDEPSQKFRLIGVTGTNGKTTIATVLFKLFTELGYRCGLVSTVENKIVDKIIPATHTTPDAISLNALLHQMAEENCSHVFMECSSHAIEQHRITGLHFAGGLFSNITHDHLDYHKTFEAYIKAKKKFFDGLGSDAFAISNLDDKRGTVMLQNTAAKKYYYSLKTIAEFKGKILENALTGLIMTVNDKEVHFRLIGEFNAYNLLAVYGTAICLGENSEEVLRILSMLNGAEGRFDYIISNTHNIIGIVDYAHTPDALENVLTTIKKLRKGYEHIITVVGCGGERDKTKRPVMAQIACDYSDKAIFTSDNPRSEDPAEILRDMEAGLNSAAKRKSISIADRREAIKTAVSLANKEDIILLAGKGHEKYQIINGQYVDFDDKETLKEMFDLLEK from the coding sequence TTGAAGAAACTGAGCGATATATTATATAAGGTAAGGATACAATCAGTAAACGGTGCCACCGATATATTGGTAAATGATATTCAGATCGATTCAAGAAAAGTTTCACAGGGTTCTGTATTTATTGCTATCAGGGGAGAAAAATTTGACGGGCACGATTTCATTGAAAAAGCAATTGGATTGGGTGTTTCAGCGATTGTTTGCGAAGTAATGCCTTCGACCGTTTTAGAAGGCATTACTTATATCCAGGTAAGCAATTCATCTGAAGCGGCCGGTTATATAGCACACAATTTTTATGATGAGCCTTCGCAAAAATTCAGGCTGATAGGTGTTACGGGAACGAATGGAAAAACAACAATTGCAACAGTTCTTTTCAAGCTCTTTACAGAATTGGGTTACAGGTGTGGTTTGGTAAGCACGGTAGAAAATAAAATTGTTGACAAGATCATTCCAGCTACACACACCACACCAGATGCAATTAGTTTGAATGCTTTATTGCACCAGATGGCTGAAGAAAATTGTAGTCATGTGTTTATGGAATGCAGCAGCCATGCAATAGAACAACATCGCATAACAGGATTGCATTTTGCAGGTGGTTTGTTTAGCAATATCACACATGATCACCTCGATTATCATAAAACATTCGAAGCTTATATAAAAGCCAAGAAAAAGTTCTTTGACGGGTTAGGCAGCGATGCATTTGCCATCTCCAATCTTGACGACAAACGTGGAACTGTAATGCTGCAGAATACTGCTGCAAAGAAGTATTACTACAGCTTAAAAACCATTGCAGAGTTTAAGGGAAAGATATTGGAAAATGCACTTACGGGTTTAATCATGACAGTGAATGATAAAGAAGTGCATTTCCGTTTGATCGGTGAATTCAATGCATACAATCTTCTCGCGGTTTACGGTACAGCAATTTGTCTTGGTGAAAATAGCGAAGAAGTACTGCGTATTTTAAGTATGCTAAATGGCGCAGAAGGAAGATTCGATTACATCATCAGCAATACGCACAACATCATTGGTATTGTTGATTATGCACACACACCAGACGCGTTGGAAAATGTTTTGACAACAATAAAGAAATTAAGAAAAGGTTACGAACATATTATAACCGTAGTTGGGTGCGGTGGTGAGAGAGATAAAACAAAAAGACCTGTAATGGCGCAGATAGCCTGCGATTACAGCGACAAAGCAATCTTTACCAGTGATAATCCAAGAAGTGAAGATCCTGCAGAAATATTAAGAGATATGGAAGCCGGATTGAACAGTGCTGCAAAAAGAAAATCTATTTCTATTGCAGACAGAAGAGAAGCGATAAAAACTGCTGTAAGCCTTGCGAATAAAGAAGACATCATTTTGCTCGCAGGCAAAGGGCATGAAAAATACCAGATTATCAACGGTCAGTATGTAGACTTTGATGATAAGGAGACCTTAAAAGAAATGTTTGATTTGTTGGAGAAATAA
- the mraY gene encoding phospho-N-acetylmuramoyl-pentapeptide-transferase, which translates to MLYYLFTWLSKEFDLSGANLFSYISFRAAMAVVLSLLIATIYGKRMINFLKRKQIGESVRDLGLAGQNEKKGTPTMGGIIILLSILIPTLLFADLDKVYVRLMLLCTVWLGIIGFLDDYFKIKARKKAQASGEKYQKKDSDGLAGVSKIIGQIGLGIIIGATLYFNDSVVMEREIINDSTVAPIVAGANTNSDTNVITRKIDGVDRKFARVHTPITTIPFVKNHEFNYAQLISWIGPGAEAYTWIVYIIIVTFIITAVSNGANLTDGLDGLAGGVSAIIGAALGIFVYVSGNYVFADYLNVMYIPNLGELSIFVGAFVGGCIGFLWYNAYPAQVFMGDTGSLALGGIIASLAIIVRKELLIPIFCGIFLVENLSVVLQVSYFKYTKKKYGEGRRIFLMSPLHHHYQKKGFHESKIAVRFWIITILLVIASILTLKIR; encoded by the coding sequence ATGTTATACTATCTATTCACATGGTTGTCTAAAGAGTTTGATTTGAGTGGCGCAAATCTATTCTCTTACATCAGCTTCAGGGCTGCTATGGCGGTAGTATTGTCATTACTTATTGCAACGATTTATGGTAAACGCATGATCAACTTTCTTAAGCGCAAACAGATCGGAGAATCTGTTCGTGATCTTGGTCTTGCCGGTCAGAATGAAAAGAAAGGAACGCCAACAATGGGCGGTATCATTATTCTTTTGTCAATACTTATTCCAACATTGTTGTTCGCAGATCTTGATAAAGTGTATGTCCGCCTGATGTTGCTCTGCACGGTATGGCTTGGTATCATTGGTTTCCTTGATGATTACTTTAAGATCAAAGCGAGAAAGAAAGCACAGGCCAGCGGAGAAAAGTATCAGAAAAAAGACAGTGATGGTTTAGCGGGTGTTTCAAAAATAATTGGTCAGATAGGTTTGGGAATTATTATTGGCGCAACGCTTTATTTTAATGATTCTGTTGTAATGGAAAGAGAGATCATCAATGATAGTACTGTAGCGCCAATAGTTGCAGGAGCTAACACTAACTCAGATACAAATGTTATCACAAGGAAAATTGATGGAGTTGACAGAAAGTTTGCAAGAGTGCATACCCCAATCACAACTATTCCATTTGTAAAAAATCATGAGTTCAATTATGCGCAACTCATTAGCTGGATCGGTCCGGGCGCAGAAGCTTATACATGGATCGTTTACATCATCATCGTAACATTCATCATAACTGCAGTATCGAATGGTGCCAACTTAACAGATGGTCTTGATGGATTGGCTGGGGGCGTGAGTGCCATTATTGGTGCGGCTTTGGGCATATTTGTGTACGTAAGTGGTAACTATGTTTTTGCAGATTACCTCAACGTAATGTATATACCAAACCTTGGTGAGCTCTCGATTTTTGTCGGCGCGTTTGTTGGTGGTTGCATCGGCTTTCTCTGGTACAATGCTTATCCGGCGCAGGTTTTCATGGGTGATACTGGAAGTCTTGCACTCGGAGGTATCATCGCATCACTCGCAATCATTGTACGCAAAGAATTATTGATACCAATTTTCTGCGGCATATTTCTCGTAGAAAATTTAAGCGTGGTTTTACAGGTTAGTTATTTCAAATACACAAAGAAGAAATACGGCGAAGGCAGAAGAATATTTTTAATGAGTCCGCTGCATCATCATTATCAAAAGAAAGGATTTCACGAAAGCAAAATAGCAGTACGTTTTTGGATCATTACCATATTGCTTGTAATCGCATCTATACTTACGTTGAAGATAAGATAA
- the murD gene encoding UDP-N-acetylmuramoyl-L-alanine--D-glutamate ligase, with protein MANNGTNKNADVLQSSPLGAGGRQRLVILGSGESGVGAALLGKQKGYDVFVSDGGMLKANYKQELIDNGIDFEEGGHTTEKILSADEIVKSPGIPEKNELVKKIRAKGIPMISEIELAYRFKGDSKIVAITGSNGKSTTTSLIYHICKSAGLDCALVGNIGYSFAKQVAEDPKPLYVAEISSFQLDDIKDFRPDIAILLNITEDHLDRYDYKFENYINSKFKIIENQQQEDYFIYCLDDEVITKHLENINLQTNPLPFSMRQELNKGAWIKGDQMMLKVQEERMSMSIYDFALKGKHNQYNTMAAGIATATLGIRKERIRDSMADFHSLEHRMEHVATVRGVEFINDSKATNMNSTWYALESMRKPTVLILGGVDKGNDYSEIEELVREKVKAIVCLGIDNTKIHEAFRMIAPVLDTDNAIDCVKQSFRLAEKGDVVLLSPACASFDLFKNYEDRGKQFKDAVKEL; from the coding sequence GTGGCAAACAATGGAACAAATAAAAATGCTGATGTTCTCCAAAGCTCCCCTTTAGGGGCGGGGGGGCGTCAACGTCTTGTTATTCTTGGTTCGGGGGAAAGCGGTGTTGGTGCAGCATTGTTAGGAAAACAAAAAGGGTACGATGTTTTTGTAAGCGATGGCGGGATGTTGAAAGCAAATTATAAACAAGAGCTCATTGACAATGGAATTGATTTTGAAGAAGGCGGACATACAACAGAAAAAATTCTGAGCGCAGATGAAATAGTGAAGAGTCCCGGTATTCCTGAAAAGAATGAACTCGTGAAAAAGATAAGAGCAAAAGGAATTCCTATGATCAGCGAGATAGAGCTGGCATATCGTTTTAAAGGTGATAGTAAAATTGTTGCAATCACCGGCAGTAATGGTAAAAGCACAACAACATCTCTCATTTATCACATCTGTAAATCGGCTGGTCTTGATTGTGCATTGGTTGGCAACATCGGTTATTCGTTTGCGAAACAAGTTGCAGAAGATCCAAAGCCATTGTATGTAGCAGAAATAAGTTCATTTCAATTAGACGATATAAAAGATTTCAGGCCGGATATAGCAATACTCTTAAACATAACAGAAGATCATTTAGACAGGTACGATTACAAATTTGAAAATTATATCAACAGCAAGTTTAAGATCATTGAAAACCAACAGCAGGAAGATTATTTCATTTATTGTTTAGACGATGAAGTGATCACGAAACATTTAGAAAACATAAATCTCCAAACTAACCCATTGCCATTTTCTATGAGACAAGAATTAAACAAAGGAGCCTGGATAAAAGGCGACCAGATGATGCTGAAAGTACAGGAAGAACGTATGAGCATGAGTATCTATGATTTTGCATTAAAGGGTAAACACAACCAGTATAACACAATGGCAGCAGGTATTGCAACCGCCACGCTTGGCATACGGAAGGAAAGGATACGTGATTCTATGGCTGACTTTCACAGCCTTGAACACAGGATGGAACATGTGGCAACTGTGCGTGGTGTGGAATTCATTAATGATAGTAAGGCCACAAATATGAATAGTACCTGGTATGCTTTGGAGAGTATGAGAAAACCTACCGTGCTTATTCTTGGAGGCGTTGACAAAGGCAATGATTACAGTGAGATTGAAGAATTGGTTAGAGAGAAAGTAAAAGCAATAGTTTGTTTGGGAATTGATAATACAAAGATTCATGAGGCCTTCAGAATGATAGCACCAGTATTGGATACAGACAATGCGATTGATTGTGTAAAGCAATCTTTCCGTTTAGCAGAAAAAGGAGATGTAGTGTTATTAAGCCCTGCATGTGCAAGCTTTGATCTCTTTAAAAATTATGAAGACCGCGGGAAGCAATTTAAGGATGCAGTAAAAGAATTATAA
- a CDS encoding FtsW/RodA/SpoVE family cell cycle protein has protein sequence MFNEAADKFFSQMPSVEGAGGRLLTRTRGDKYIWGIVVMLAITSLLVVYSATGSLAYKMYKGNTEVYLFRQLSFIVLGLAVVYFLHRVNYTIYSRVSLILYLISVPLLLYTLLFGVEVNDASRWIKVPVINLTIQTSDFAKLALFMYISRQLSRKQKDIKDFKKGFLPIIIPVCITCALIMPANLSNALLTGATSLLLMFIGRVNFKHILLVIAVAMIPILIIVSVAVTTYDADKTDNTKASESSLTSVGRFGTWVSRVQDFIYAGDTEIPYQVQQQNIAIANGGILFGRGPGNSLQRNYLPQAYNDSIYPIIIEEYGLFGGVVIIFLYLVFLFRCIRIFRRCPYAFGAFLALALSFTLVIQAIANMAVGVNLIPVTGVTLPLVSMGGSSFLFTCASIGIVLSVARNLEQMEGKATESEQQESTVNA, from the coding sequence ATGTTCAACGAAGCGGCAGATAAATTTTTCTCTCAAATGCCTTCTGTAGAAGGTGCAGGTGGACGTTTGCTTACACGTACCCGCGGAGATAAATATATCTGGGGCATTGTTGTAATGCTTGCTATCACTTCGCTGCTTGTAGTGTATAGTGCTACTGGCTCTTTGGCATATAAGATGTATAAAGGAAATACTGAAGTGTATCTGTTCAGGCAATTATCATTTATTGTACTTGGCTTAGCGGTTGTTTATTTTCTGCACCGTGTTAATTATACAATTTATTCAAGAGTATCGCTGATCTTATACCTCATATCAGTTCCGCTCTTATTGTATACTTTATTGTTTGGTGTAGAAGTAAATGATGCAAGCCGCTGGATAAAAGTCCCTGTTATCAATCTTACTATTCAAACAAGTGATTTTGCGAAGCTGGCTTTGTTCATGTATATATCGAGACAGTTAAGCCGCAAACAAAAAGATATAAAGGATTTCAAAAAAGGATTTCTGCCGATCATTATTCCTGTTTGCATCACCTGTGCATTGATCATGCCGGCGAATTTGTCAAATGCATTGCTTACAGGTGCCACATCATTGTTGCTCATGTTCATCGGTCGTGTAAATTTTAAGCATATACTGCTGGTGATAGCAGTTGCAATGATACCGATTCTCATCATCGTAAGTGTGGCTGTCACAACATATGATGCTGATAAAACAGATAACACAAAGGCATCTGAATCATCATTAACTTCTGTAGGAAGGTTTGGTACATGGGTTAGCCGTGTTCAGGATTTTATTTATGCAGGCGATACAGAAATTCCATACCAGGTGCAGCAACAAAATATTGCAATAGCAAATGGTGGTATATTATTTGGTCGTGGGCCGGGCAATAGTTTACAACGCAATTATTTGCCACAGGCTTATAACGATTCCATCTATCCCATCATCATCGAGGAGTATGGATTGTTTGGTGGTGTCGTTATCATTTTTCTGTATCTCGTTTTCCTGTTTCGGTGTATAAGAATTTTCAGAAGATGCCCTTATGCGTTTGGCGCTTTCCTCGCACTGGCATTGAGTTTTACGCTGGTCATTCAAGCCATTGCAAACATGGCGGTAGGTGTAAACCTCATTCCTGTTACGGGTGTTACGTTGCCGTTGGTAAGTATGGGCGGTAGCTCGTTTTTGTTTACCTGCGCATCTATCGGTATTGTGTTGAGTGTTGCAAGAAACTTAGAACAAATGGAAGGGAAAGCAACTGAAAGCGAACAACAAGAATCGACAGTAAATGCATAA
- the murG gene encoding undecaprenyldiphospho-muramoylpentapeptide beta-N-acetylglucosaminyltransferase, with protein sequence METNKSNSNSSENGKVRIILAGGGTGGHIFPAIAIANAIRNQRPDAEILFVGAKGKMEMEKVPQAGYNIKGLDIAGFDRSSLFKNISLPFKLIKSFSQVKNIINEFKPDAAVGVGGYSSFPVLKYAQSKGIATFIHESNSFAGKSNMMLGKNATKIFVAGEGMGKFFPAGKIMITGNPVRRAIVNSTATRDESIRSFGLDPNLKTILAVGGSLGARSINEIMAQHVSELESLNLQLIWQTGRATAQRFIERGRPSKNVWVNDFIHDMDKAYAAADVVISRAGAMSVAELCVAKKPVVFVPYPLAAEDHQTVNAKYLVDRDAALMVKDSEVNAKLFGAITRLATDEALQEKLKTNIAKYAVTNADEIIAKEILALL encoded by the coding sequence ATGGAGACTAACAAAAGCAATAGCAACTCTTCGGAGAACGGGAAGGTAAGGATCATCCTCGCAGGGGGAGGTACCGGCGGACACATCTTCCCGGCTATTGCGATTGCTAACGCGATCAGGAACCAAAGACCGGATGCAGAAATTCTTTTTGTTGGTGCAAAAGGAAAAATGGAAATGGAAAAAGTGCCGCAGGCGGGTTACAATATTAAAGGTCTTGATATTGCCGGGTTTGACAGAAGTTCTTTGTTTAAAAATATATCGCTGCCATTCAAACTTATCAAAAGTTTTTCGCAGGTAAAGAATATCATTAATGAATTCAAACCTGATGCGGCTGTTGGCGTTGGCGGGTATTCAAGCTTTCCTGTGTTGAAGTATGCGCAAAGCAAAGGCATTGCAACTTTTATACATGAGAGTAATTCGTTTGCAGGTAAGAGTAATATGATGCTCGGCAAGAATGCAACAAAGATTTTTGTTGCAGGTGAAGGAATGGGAAAATTTTTTCCTGCAGGGAAGATCATGATTACAGGCAATCCTGTAAGAAGAGCAATTGTAAATTCTACCGCGACAAGAGATGAATCTATCAGATCTTTTGGGCTTGATCCAAATCTGAAAACAATTCTCGCAGTTGGCGGAAGCCTTGGTGCTAGAAGTATTAACGAGATCATGGCGCAGCACGTAAGCGAGTTAGAATCATTAAATCTGCAATTGATCTGGCAAACGGGAAGAGCAACCGCACAAAGGTTTATAGAGCGAGGCAGGCCATCGAAAAATGTATGGGTTAATGATTTTATTCATGATATGGATAAAGCATATGCAGCAGCAGATGTAGTTATCTCAAGAGCGGGTGCAATGAGTGTTGCTGAATTATGTGTGGCAAAGAAGCCAGTGGTATTTGTGCCTTATCCGCTGGCAGCAGAAGATCATCAAACGGTGAATGCGAAATATTTGGTTGACAGGGATGCCGCATTAATGGTTAAAGACAGCGAGGTGAATGCAAAGTTATTTGGGGCTATTACAAGACTTGCAACAGATGAAGCTTTGCAGGAAAAGCTAAAGACAAATATTGCAAAGTATGCTGTAACAAATGCAGATGAAATAATTGCCAAAGAAATATTGGCTTTATTATAA
- the murC gene encoding UDP-N-acetylmuramate--L-alanine ligase: MTGLKDIQKVYFIGIGGIGMSALARYFISLGKRVSGYDRTKTVLTSELEASGINIHYEENVNLAPKDIDVIVYTPAIPADHKELVYYRENNYKVVKRSDVLQWITEAAFNVCVGGTHGKTTITTMTAHILRDTGYGCNAFLGGISANYNTNFWSSEKNVCVVEADEYDRSFLKLVPDIAVVTAMDPDHLDIYGTPQAVEDAFVQFAGRVKKGGCLISKYGMKRSNELKADHHYTYSFDNPKADVYATNIDVENGSYRYDVISKGWKLKGVLLHMGGLHNIENSIAAITVAKYLKIDDEKIKNAVANFKGVKRRFEYVLKTSRHILIDDYAHHPEELKALISGIRSLFVDKKCMVIFQPHLYSRTNDLAKEFAQSLDMADEVILLPIYPARELPMPGVESELILDNMQLPQRQVLTKEVMLDWVKMHKPELVVMCGAGDIDTLLEPVKQILETD; this comes from the coding sequence ATGACAGGATTAAAGGACATACAGAAAGTATATTTTATAGGCATCGGCGGAATTGGTATGAGTGCACTGGCTCGTTATTTTATTTCACTTGGTAAAAGAGTAAGTGGTTACGACAGAACAAAAACAGTTTTAACAAGTGAGTTGGAAGCAAGCGGTATCAACATTCATTACGAAGAAAATGTAAACCTGGCTCCAAAAGATATAGATGTGATTGTTTATACACCGGCTATTCCTGCTGATCATAAAGAGTTGGTTTATTACCGGGAGAATAATTACAAAGTTGTAAAGCGTAGCGATGTTTTGCAATGGATAACAGAAGCTGCTTTCAATGTATGTGTTGGTGGTACGCATGGTAAAACAACCATCACAACAATGACGGCGCATATATTACGGGATACCGGTTATGGATGCAATGCATTTCTCGGCGGAATCTCAGCAAACTATAACACGAATTTCTGGAGTAGTGAGAAAAATGTTTGCGTTGTAGAAGCTGATGAATATGATCGTTCTTTTTTAAAGCTGGTGCCGGATATTGCGGTGGTAACAGCCATGGATCCTGATCACCTGGATATTTATGGAACACCGCAGGCTGTAGAAGATGCATTCGTTCAGTTTGCAGGCAGGGTAAAAAAAGGTGGTTGTTTGATCAGCAAATATGGAATGAAGCGAAGTAACGAATTGAAAGCTGATCATCATTATACATACAGTTTTGATAATCCTAAAGCTGATGTGTATGCGACAAATATCGATGTGGAGAATGGAAGTTATAGATATGATGTTATAAGCAAAGGCTGGAAACTGAAGGGTGTGCTATTGCATATGGGTGGTTTGCATAACATAGAAAATAGTATAGCGGCCATCACTGTTGCAAAGTATTTGAAGATAGATGATGAGAAAATAAAAAATGCGGTTGCCAATTTCAAAGGTGTAAAGAGGAGATTCGAGTATGTGTTGAAAACAAGTCGGCATATTTTGATTGATGATTATGCGCATCACCCGGAAGAATTGAAAGCATTAATAAGTGGTATTAGAAGTTTGTTTGTTGACAAAAAATGTATGGTGATATTTCAACCACATTTATACAGCCGAACAAATGATTTGGCAAAAGAGTTTGCGCAAAGTCTTGACATGGCAGATGAAGTAATTCTTTTACCAATATATCCGGCAAGAGAATTACCAATGCCGGGTGTAGAAAGTGAATTGATCTTAGACAATATGCAGTTGCCACAAAGGCAGGTACTGACTAAAGAAGTAATGCTTGATTGGGTAAAGATGCATAAACCAGAATTGGTTGTAATGTGTGGAGCAGGAGATATAGATACATTATTGGAACCGGTGAAACAAATACTTGAAACGGATTAA